From Ovis aries strain OAR_USU_Benz2616 breed Rambouillet chromosome 21, ARS-UI_Ramb_v3.0, whole genome shotgun sequence, a single genomic window includes:
- the STT3A gene encoding dolichyl-diphosphooligosaccharide--protein glycosyltransferase subunit STT3A isoform X5, with protein sequence MAEEGERIPEERRSAFSTRLFAVLRFESVIHEFDPYFNYRTTRFLAEEGFYKFHNWFDDRAWYPLGRIIGGTIYPGLMITSAAIYHVLHFFHITIDIRNVCVFLAPLFSSFTTIVTYHLTKELKDAGAGLLAAAMIAVVPGYISRSVAGSYDNEGIAIFCMLLTYYMWIKAVKTGSIYWAAKCALAYFYMVSSWGGYVFLINLIPLHVLVLMLTGRFSHRIYVAYCTVYCLGTILSMQISFVGFQPVLSSEHMAAFGVFGLCQIHAFVDYLRSKLNPQQFEVLFRSVISLVGFVLLTIGALLMLTGKISPWTGRFYSLLDPSYAKNNIPIIASVSEHQPTTWSSYYFDLQLLVFMFPVGLYYCFSNLSDARIFIIMYGVTSMYFSAVMVRLMLVLAPVMCILSGIGVSQVLSTYMKNLDISRQDKKSKKQQDSTYPIKNEVASGMILVMAFFLITYTFHSTWVTSEAYSSPSIVLSARGGDGSRIIFDDFREAYYWLRHNTPEDAKVMSWWDYGYQITAMANRTILVDNNTWNNTHISRVGQAMASTEEKAYEIMRELDVSYVLVIFGGLTGYSSDDINKFLWMVRIGGSTDTGKHIKEHDYYTPTGEFRVDREGSPVLLNCLMYKMCYYRFGQVYTEAKRPLGYDRVRNAEIGNKDFELDVLEEAYTTEHWLVRIYKVKDLDNRGLSRT encoded by the exons CGTTCTCCACTCGTCTCTTTGCTGTCTTGAGATTTGAAAGTGTCATCCATGAATTTGATCC GTACTTTAATTATCGTACCACCCGGTTCCTGGCTGAGGAGGGATTTTATAAATTCCATAACTGGTTTGATGATCGGGCCTGGTACCCTTTGGGACGAATCATTGGAGGAACAATTTACCCAG GCTTAATGATCACCTCTGCTGCAATCTACCATGTCCTCCATTTTTTCCACATCACCATCGACATTCGGAATGTCTGTGTGTTCCTGgcccctctcttctcttccttcaccACCATCGTCACGTACCACCTTACCAAAGAGCTCAAG GATGCAGGAGCTGGGCTTCTTGCTGCCGCCATGATTGCTGTGGTTCCTGGCTATATCTCCCGGTCTGTGGCTGGCTCCTATGATAATGAAG GGATTGCCATCTTTTGCATGCTGCTTACCTATTACATGTGGATCAAAGCAGTCAAGACTGGTTCCATCTACTGGGCAGCAAAGTGTGCCCTTGCTTACTTCTACATG GTCTCTTCCTGGGGAGGTTACGTGTTCTTGATCAACTTGATCCCCCTTCATGTACTAGTGCTGATGCTCACAGGACGTTTCTCCCACCGGATCTACGTGGCGTACTGTACTGTCTACTGCCTGGGCACCATTCTTTCCATGCAGATCTCCTTTGTGGGTTTCCAG CCCGTCCTTTCATCAGAGCACATGGCAGCCTTTGGGGTCTTTGGTCTCTGCCAGATTCATGCCTTTGTGGATTATCTACGCAGCAAGTTGAATCCACAGCAATTTGAAGTTCTTTTCCGAAGTGTCATCTCCCTGGTGGGCTTTGTCCTTCTCACCATTGGAGCTCTCCTCATGCTGACAG gaaaaatatctcCCTGGACGGGGCGTTTCTACTCGCTGTTGGACCCTTCCTACGCTAAGAACAACATCCCCATCATTGCCTCTGTGTCTGAGCATCAGCCTACGACCTGGTCCTCGTACTATTTCGACCTGCAGCTCCTTGTCTTCATGTTTCCAG TTGGTCTCTATTACTGCTTTAGCAACCTGTCTGATGCCCGGATTTTCATCATCATGTATGGTGTGACCAGCATGTACTTTTCAGCTGTAATG GTGCGTCTGATGCTGGTGTTGGCGCCTGTTATGTGCATTCTTTCTGGCATTGGAGTCTCTCAGGTGCTGTCCACTTACATGAAGAATTTGGACATAAGTCGACAAGACAAGAAGAGCAAGAAACAGCAGGATTCTACCTACCCTATTAAGAATGAA GTGGCAAGTGGCATGATCCTGGTCATGGCTTTCTTTCTCATCACCTACACCTTTCATTCGACCTGGGTGACCAGTGAGGCCTACTCTTCCCCCTCCATCGTGCTGTCTGCTCGTGGTGGAGATGGCAGTAGGATTATTTTTGATGATTTTCGAGAAGCGTACTATTGGCTCCGTCACAATACTCCAGAG GATGCGAAGGTCATGTCATGGTGGGATTATGGCTACCAGATTACAGCTATGGCGAATCGGACGATTTTAGTGGATAATAACACATGGAATAATACCCATATATCTCGAGTAGGCCAG GCAATGGCATCCACAGAAGAAAAAGCCTATGAGATCATGAGGGAGCTTGATGTCAGCTATGTACTGGTCATTTTCGGAGGCCTCACTGGGTATTCTTCAGATG acATCAACAAATTTCTGTGGATGGTCCGGATTGGAGGGAGCACAGATACAGGGAAACACATCAAGGAGCACGATTATTATACTCCAACTGGGGAGTTCCGTGTGGACCGTGAGGGCTCTCCAGTGCTGCTCAACTGCCTTATGTACAAGATGTGTTACTACCGATTTGGACAGGTTTACACAGAAGCCA